aaattattttagattgGTATCTGAGAACTTAATTATAATTCACAAACATTCCAGCAAAACTTAATTAACGTACTTTGAGATTATAATAGTTTAAAAAGCCAATGATCCAACCTTTACTGTCAATGAAGATATAGCCATCAAAACGATCTCTAAAAAGAAGGATGTCATCAggatttctaaaattaatgtatGCTCTTGAATAAAGATGAGGATAAAGACTGAAATAAGAGATAACAGTGAAAATGGTTAGTAAAAAATGCaagatttctttaattttgctttttttcttttctagatacAACAAGCTGAAACCTGTGTGCCAAAGAACACCTCTCAGCTAATTACAACAATCTGGGTAttctttagcaaaaaaaaaaccaaaacccccaaataaacaaaacattacccaagatctttttaataatttgggAAAGACACTTAAGATCAGTCTCTCCACTACACAGAAACAGGGTTATAATACTGGCCTTCCAAAGTTGAAAACCAAAGGCAAGGTTATTCAAAGGTCATTCCTTATCACACATCATGACCCAATAAAGTCTAGCCATGATTCATAAATGAAAACATCATACTGCACAGAAGAATCTTCACTGACTTAGAGAACACCTTTACGTACTCCAAAGGGATATTAATTGCAGCACATGGTATGGGGGCTGCAGAAGAACTAAGCCTTTCTCCTCTACCACAAAACTACCAACTTCCTTAAGAGGCAGGAACTTtcaaccccatttcacagatgagaacacaggctCAGAGAAATTCAGTATGTGCAAAAGGCACAGCTAGTTCAAAAGTGGGACTGGGATTCCAACCTGAATCACTCTGAGTCCAGGGCCTGTCCTTTAATTATACCAGTTTCCTTAAACTTTAGTCATTTGAAATTcacctatcattttttttaaaccaaatctgTATTTcgttagaaatatttttctttgaatagacTGAGTTTTTACTTGAACAGTATTTATTCAGAAGGAGAGTTTATAGGGCTCCCACAAACGCCAACTCACGACACTGAAGATAAAAAGGCTAACAACGATGACCAAGAGTGTAGTAGAAACACAGTGAAAATCACAGAATGTAGCTGCCCTGTCCCCTGCGGAAGGTCTAACCTGAGGTCTGCTTTCTCTTCGTCACAAAGAGAAGATGCGGACGTGTTAAAGCGTCCTCGGAGGCACCCTTCTACCCGGGCgtgaaaggggaggagagaaggagctggtaggtgtgggtgggggtggtagCGGTGGACGCAAGCCCAGGGTTTCTGAGGGCTGGATACGGTTTCTTTCTCCGGAGTTTGTCTTTTTGGACGAGGGGGGCGCTGGTACAGGCACCTTTCAAATCTCGTTTAGAGGAATTTAACGATCATGTCCAAGTGAGGTGCGCGCCGATTTCTGGGTCCGTGCGGGAAAAAGACGGAGACAGCTTCCGCGGTCTACAACCACCTCCCATCGAGCTGTGACAAGGCCGCCCAGCTCCTCACCTCAAGTCGGCGGTAAAGAACTCAAAGTAGTCGTGCGCGGGCAGCGGGTGCAGCTGCTCCTCCAGCTGCTCCTTGGTGAGGCTGGGAGGAAGCCGCCGGATCACCACCTGAGGAGAGGACGGACGGTGGGCCTGGCGTCCGCCCCAGCGCTTCCACCCCTCGAACGCCGCCTGCGTTTAGGCTGAGGGAGCGCTACGCCAGGAGTCCAGCGGAAACGCCCGCGATGCACGGGTGACAGCACGGCCGTCAGAAGGGGCTGCGCCTAACACAGCTCCTTTCTCGGGAACCCCCACGACTGTGGGCACGACACGTACTGTCCGTGCCCGAGTGGAAAACCCAAACCTCACACGCCCGCGTGGGCGCCCGCCGCCCGGACCGGCACCCCGCCGCGGACCGCAGCGTCTCCGCGCTCAGCCCCGACCGGAAACACCACAGGCTCCAGGCGGGGCGGGAAACGGCCCCCGCCTGGCCGCTGTCAGCGGCGCTGAAGCGGCCGGCCCCGACCCCGGCCCCGCGCTCCCAGAACACGCGGCCCGTGGCCTCGCCCCGTCCGCTCCACCCCAAAGCCCGAGCCCGCCCCGCCTTTGCACAGGACCATCCCTCTTCTCGCGAGGCTCGCCTACCCACCCGCCCCCGGAACTCGCCACCCTTAGCGCCCCTCCGCCCGCCTCCAGCATGACGCCAACCCTCGGCCCCGCCTCACCTCGCCCAAGACCATCCCTCTTCTCGAGAGCTTTGCACGCACCACTCCGTTCTCGCCTCGACCCACCCTGTTGAAGACCCTCCTCCTCTCGCGAGGTTAGTCTGCCgcgcccttccccccaccttgcTCAGAACCGTCGTCTTCTCCTCGCGAGGTTTGCCTGTACCGCCCCCAGAGCCGAAGGACGAGGCTGGTGGCACCTCTGGTTCTCGCCGCGGCGACTCCCGGCGGAACTGGACTTCCCCAGCCGACAGCTTTTCTCTCCCGCTCAGGTCCCGCGCAGCAACGGCCACCCCGgagcctcccactccctccttctctgaGCGCATCTCGCACCCGCCGCGGAGTCGCTGCTGCTTCCCTCCCGGCCGAAATGTCGCGAGAACTGggccaccgcccctccccccgggcCCGTGATGCTCCACGTCCAGCACCCCCTCCGCCTGCCGTCCGGGGCCTGGGGCGTGCCCCGGAGCCGGACCTCCGGCCCGGGAGTGCACGGGGTGGGCAAAGGGCGACTGGCGCGGGTAGCCGGGTCTCGGTAGGGTCTGGGGGCGGCGAGGGGTGCAAAGGCCTCGCCCAGTAGGCGGCCAGCGGGAAATTAGGGACCAacaggggactcgatcccaggacctcaagctcaagaccccagccgaaggcaactgactgggccaccccaccctggtgcccctcttTACTTCCTGTCATTAACGAAGTTTCTAAGAAATGGTTTcacaaaaatcacagaattttagaattcaggttttttttttttttttaaagattttatttatttatttgagagagagagaatgagagagagcgagtacatgagaggggggagggtcggagggagaagcagactccccgctgagcagggagcccgatgcgggactcgatcccgggactccaggatcacgacctgagccgaaggcagtcgcttaaccaactgagccacccaggcgccctagaattcaGGTTTGATTGATGACattctgaacattaaaaaaatcttacagtaCAAATTTCAAGATAAAGTGAATGAAATATACTTATAAAATAgcttaagattttatataaaaaagtaaGTACATCACAAAATCTAGCTTCCTAGACATCATCACCAAGCCTGTTAAAATGTTGTTTTACATACACACAGAACTATAGacaaaataaggcaaaataaTCTCTCAACGTCAGAGTGAATAAAGTAGGTAACTTTGCCACACATGAATGTGGTCCTGAGGTAAATGCTGGTCACATTTTACTTGGGAGCACATCTAATTGGTAAATGGCTGTGGTTTAAAGCAGCAGGTGACCAGAATACCCCTATTCCTCTGAAAATGACAGTATGGTCACTTTAAAGTTGGCAAGGATTCCTTTTTAGGAAACTATCATTCTAAGAGTACAAAACTGGGAAGTAATAGAAGTACCTTTCTTTGATACTCTCTGAAGCCTAAACATTGGCATTAGCTGCTGATCTGAAAAACAGCTTggatttgccttttatttcttttttttttttttaaagatttttattggggcgcctgggtggctcagtcgttaagcgtctgccttcggctcaggtcatgatcccagggtcctgggttcgagccccgcatcgggctccccgctcggcgggaagcctgcttctccctctcccactccacctgcttgtgttccctctctcgctgtgtctctctctgtcaaataaatNNNNNNNNNNNNNNNNNNNNNNNNNNNNNNNNNNNNNNNNNNNNNNNNNNNNNNNNNNNNNNNNNNNNNNNNNNNNNNNNNNNNNNNNNNNNNNNNNNNNaaaaaaaaaaaaaaaaaaagatttttatttattcattcgacagagagacacagaaagagagggaacacaagtggggaagcgggagagggagaagcaggcttcccacagagcagggagcccgatgcggggctcgatcccaggaccctgggatcaatgacctgagccgaaggcagacgcttaaccgactgagccactcaggcgccccttgccttttatttcttaaaagcacTGGCAATACGGTGATGGCTCCTTTTTATCAGGAGTTTGCTCTTTGAGAAACGTAAAAAAATCATACCACATGATCAATGAAGAAATTACATGAAGAAATATTTTGGTCTGGAAggcaaaataaatgtgaaaacagTATTAATACcttcatttttatctattttaagttCAGTCATTTGATTTTCTTAGCCCTAGCTAAAGGGGGAGGCATAAAAATAGGTACATGTGATACCTGACAGAGAAGAGACCGAAAAGCCATTACATAAAGATGAAAACTCAAAACCTCAGTATTTGAGTCTAAAGAGTAGTAGGTAACTCATGGTCCAAGTGCATTACTGCATTAAACATTCACTGTGGTAAGCTGAAACAGAACTGGGCCCTGGAAGCATCAATAGCTGCATTCAGATTCCTCAAATGTACAAAGCCTTACTTCAAAGAcctggagggcacctgggtggctcagtctttaagcgtctgcctttggctcaggtcaaggtcccagggtcccacatgggcttcctgctcggtgggaagcctgcttctctctctccccactccccctgcttgtgttccctctctcactgtctctctctctgtcaaataaatacattttaggtGAAGATAAAAGTTCTGGTGTTTAAAGGATCATTTCagatgccaggaaaaaaaaaatttttttaagtgggctccactctcagcgtagagcccaatatggggggcttgaactaatgaccctgaggtcaagacgtgagctgagatcaagagttggacgcttaaccaacccaCTAAACCAACCAAACCCCCCGGAAAATTCATTCCTGTGCAATCATGCTCTGAATAAATGTCTCCGAAACCATTAAAAAGTAGGATACTGTACCTACTGAAGTCAGGATGAGGGCTTACAAGATTTCGACAAATGAATTATACAATCCTATCTCCATTAGATGACATATTTAAAGCTCTGAATGAGAAATACTGTCAACCAAAAATTTCATATCTGGCAAGACCATTcttcaagaaggaaggagaaatgaagacatcCCCGATAAACAGAAGTTAAGGGAGTTTGTCACTGATCCACAAGTACAAGTACCCTTCAAAAAGTGCCAAAGGGAGCCCTTCAGGCTGAAACGAAAGAATgctaaacaataattttaaatcctatcaagaaataaagaacaagggTAAAGATAACTACACaggtaaatataaaagccagTGTCAGTGTACTCttggtttgtaattctttttttcctgtatgatttaaaaggcaaatgaataaaacaaaattataaatcaatgTTAATGGGAACAATGAATAAAGACGTAATCTGTGACAATAGCGATATTAAGAAAGAGGGAAGGCGAGGCAGCAGTGTGTGTATGCTACTAACACTAAATTGGGATTACTCAAATTAGATGGTTATAAATTTAAGATGGAAAATGTAATCCCCAAGGTAGccatgaagaaaaacaacaacaaaaatacagaaatatacaaaatacacaaaaagatCAACTATAAAATAAGGCAGTGAAAGGAACTGAGGAACAAGAAATATGCGACACGCAGAAAACAAACAGCTGTGTGGCAGCTTAAGCTAAATTCCTTATCAGTAActacttcaaatgtaaatgatcaaattctccaattaaaacccaaaatggataaaaaaaattatgatccaTTTGTATGCCATCTATAGGAGACTTGCTTAGATACAAAGACACAAAAAggtgaaagtaaaaggatgaaaaaaatatcCCATGTAAATAGTAACAGAGCTGGGCTGGCAAAACTGTTATAAGAGACaaaaaggacattatatattGATGAAagggtcaatccatcaagaagatgaAAGAAGTGTATAACATATATGCATCCAGGAagagagccccaaaatacataaagtcaAAACTGGCAAAATGGAAGGGAGAAAGACACAATTCTACGCTCAGTTTCAGACTTCAACACTCCATTTTCAGTAACAGAATAAGGAGGcagaagatcaaaaaggaaatagaagacttgaaaaGTACTATAAACCAACCAGACCACTCCATCCAACAAAAGGAGAATATACAATCTTCTCCAGTGAACAGCCTATGTTCTCCAGGAAGGACCATAAATTAGGCTACAAGAAAAGTCTGAATACACTTAGAAAGACTGAACTTACACAAAGTATCCTTTCCAACTACAATGgaataaaactggaaattcaTAATAGAAGGGTTGCCAGAAAACTCACAAATATGTGGGAAATTTAACAACACACTCTTAAACAACcgatgggtcaaaaaagaaatcacaaggaaaattaggaaaaacctaaacacaaatgaaaaaaacacaacataacatttatggaatgcagcaaaaacagtgctcagagggaaatttatagctctaaatgcttatgttaaaaaaaaaaatcttaattcaataataaaactcTACATCTtaggaaccagaaaaagaataggaaactaaacccaaagctagcagaaggaaggaaataaatattcaacTGGAAATGAAATACAAACTAGAAAAAACAACAGCAAGTTACTAAGAGCAAAAGCTGATGCCTTGAAATGCTCTACAAAATTGCCAAACCCTTAGGCAGATGGACTGAGGAGAAAAAAGAGGTCTTATTactaaaatcataaaatggaagaggagaaattATGACAGACTTTATAGAAATAAAGGATAACAGGATACTATGAACCAGCAAACTGAATAACCCAGATGaaacaaattcttagaaacatacaaactaccaaaactgacccaAAAAGAAACAGCTGTAACAAGTAAGGAGActgaatgagtaatcaaaaatctcccaacacagaaaggcccaggaccagatggcttcactggtgaattccaccagatctttttcaaaaaattcccaaaaaaaaaaactgaagaggagaaaCTACTacttaactcattttatgaggccagtattaccccaATACAAGATCCAAAACCACTacaggagaactacagaccagtaaatatctcttatgaatgtatatgtaaattcaacaaaaaataattaaactgaatttagcATTATATTAAAAGATCATACAACATGACCAAAGAGGATTTATCCCAGGattgcaaggctggttcaacatacaaaaatcaatcagtatgtATCACGttaatagaatgaaggaaaaatcTACATGATGTTATATAAACGAACCAGAGATGTCCCCCGTATATTGACCCCCATGTTGTTTACTTCTTCACAGCAGGCGGAGATGGTTAGCTGAAGCCCAACAATACAAAATCCAATTTTTTCACatgtaattgttttaaatatagctTAAATAAGCATATCTTTAGCCATCTAGAGCTGGCCTGTTTTGCATACCAGGCAAATCTACACCCAGCATCTGCTAGCAGTAAATAAGACAAACCCCGGGACTGTGAAAGACCACACTGCCACTGCACTTCAGACCCCTTAACCCCGAGACTTCCTGCCCTGCTGCTACCACATTGCCCCCAAAGAGCAGCTCAAATACAGCTGCCCAAATAAAATGGGCTACTGCCACCTTATGGTCATATTTTCCCCTCAAAAGCTCCAAAATCCGAGAACTCTTTACCCCTCACCATCACAACTGATCcacaaaaaaaagcatttgacaaaatttgcaacctttcctgataaaaagcaacaacaaagcATTCAATAGGCTAGGAACAGAAGGGGACTTTTCCAACACTGTGAAGGGCATTGGTGAGAGCCTGCGATTAGCATCACTCTGGATGTTGAAAGACTGAAGccttccccctaagatcaggaacaggacaaggatgccTGTTTCtgtcacttctattcaacataatactggagttctagccagagcagttatacaaggaaaagaaataaagggaatccaaatttggaaaaagaagcaGACCTATCCctatgtgcagatgacatgatcctattatgtagaaaattctaaataaatacacacttgtgtgcaaacacacacactctgttAAAGCTAATAAATACATTcgggatacaaagtcaacacacaaaaactggttgtatttctatacactaggaatgaacaatctaaaaaggaaactaagagaacatttccatttacaatagcatccaaaagaataaaatacttgggaataaatttaaccaaagaggtgaaagacttacaCAATGAAAAGTACAAAGCACTgctggaagaaattaaataaatggaaagacagcctgtgttcatggattagatgACATGACATTaagatctacagattcaatgaaatccctgtGACAAttccaatgccatttttttttttttggcagaaatggaaaaaaacaaaaacaaaactaaatgcatatggaaattcaaggaagccacaacagccaaaacaattctgaaaaagaacaaagttggaggggtgcctgggtggctcagtcggttagacgtctgccttcgctcaggtcatgatctcagggtcctggaatccccccacggcgggctccctgctcagcagggagtctgtttctccctctccctctgctctccccctgcttgtgctctttctcaaataaataaaacttcaaaaaaaaagaataaagttggaggattcacacATCCCAGTTTCAAAGcctactacaaagctacagcaatcaaaacagtgtggtactagcatTAAGGATacacatacagaccaatggaagagaatccagagcccagaaataaaccctcatattTCTcaacaattgatttttgacatgGGTGCCAAGACTATTCgatggggaaaggagagtctctttaagaaatggtgctgggaaaactgaatatccacactCCAAAGAGTGAAACTGAACAACTTactatatttacataaattaactcaaaatggatcaaagacctaagttTAAGAACTAAAATTATGGAAACCTTAGAGGAAAACCTAAGTGAAAATCTGCATAACCTTGAATTTGGCAATAGTTTTGTAAATATAATACCAAAACCATAGTAAATAAACAATAGATAAACttcattaagttaaaaatttgtgcatcaaaggacactatcaagagagtgaaaagacagggcacctaggtggctccgttggttaagcaactgcctttggctcaggtcatgatcccggagtcccgggatcgagtcccgcatggggctccctgctcagcgggaagcctgcttctccctctccctccgcttgccgctccccctgcttgtgctctctctcattgtcaaataaataaaatctttaaaaaaaaaagtgaaaagacaatggaagaatgggagaagagatgtgTAAATCACATATCTGAGAATATCCAGAATTGATAAAGGACCACAAcagctcaacaacaaaaaaataaacagcccAATTTAAAAGTGGACACaaatatggtttcacttatttgtggaacataaggaatagcatggaggacattaggagaagaaagggaaaaatgaagaggggaaaattggagagggagaagaaccatgagactatggactctgagaaacaaactgagggtttgggggtcgggggttgggggatgggttagcccggtgatgggtattaaggagggcacgtactgcatggagcactgggtgttatacgaaaacaatgaatcgtggatcactacatcaaaaactaatgatgtatggtgacataacaacatacaaaacaagacaaaataaaataaaaataaaagtggacacaagatatgaatagacatttcttcaaagacgacatacaaatggccaataagtacaggataagatgctcaacatcaatagttattagggaaacacaaatcaaaccAAAAGAGCTACTCCTTCCCACCCCCTAGAATGATTATAATAACAAAGAAAGAGTAAAAAGCCctggtaaggatgcagagaaaccgGAACCTCatgcactggtggtgggaatataaaatgggcAGTTGCTGTAGAAAGTTGGCCAGTTCCTCAAAGTTAAGcaccgaggggcacctgggtggctcagttgttaagcgtctgcctttggctcgggtcatgatcccaggatcctgggatcgagccccgcatcgggctccctgcttggggggaagcctgcttctccctctcccactccccctgcttgtgttccctttctcgctttgtctctgtcaaataaataaaatctttaaaaaaaaaaaaaaaaagttgagcacCGAATTAGGACATGAGCCAACAATTCCACTCCCTGGCATATACCCAAAGGAACTGAGAACAGGTACTCAGGTATTTATACACTcctgttcatagcaacattattcacaatagctgaaagatggaaacaacccagtgtccatccacagatgagtGTGATATAGATGATCTATgttatggaatattactcagccataaaaaggaataaagttctcATAAAAGCTACAAGAGgaatgaaccttaaaaatatgCTAGATAAAGTTggacacaaaaggacagatactgtTAAGATTCCACTTACACGAATTGGTCTAGATAGGCAAATTCAGACATAGAATAGATTAGAGAttatcagggggcgcctgggtggttcagtggttaagcctctgccttcagctcaggtcatgatcccacaatCGCGGGactgaaccccgcatcgggctccctgctcagtgggcagtctgcttctccttccgcccctcaccctgctcgtgttctctcttgctctcaaataaacaaaatcttaaaaaaaagaaaagattaaaggtTATCATCAGGAGCTGGCAGGAGGGACGAGCATGGAGTTAATGCTTAACGGAAATGccgctgaattgtacacttaaaaatggttaagatggctaTCTACCTCTCTCTATAAACACAGACTCACACactttatttcttagagcagtttAGCTTTACaggaaaatggaacagaaagcaCAAGTTCCCATGGACTCCCCACCCACACCTGTATCCACACCTTGCACTGGTGTATTTGTATCAATAGTGATGCATTAATAACTGAAGTCCACAgttcatgttatgtatattttaccagaataaaaacaaaaaacaaaacaaaaaaacaaatggatggGGGTATATCACAGGGCCACAGGAGCCAAGCTGAaggagctcccaatggccaacaCTGAAACAACCCAAGCCCTAAAATATCATCGTGTAGGATTAGGAATCTAAAATATAAGTCCAAACTGATGGTTGATTAAACGGGAGGAGACACAAATTTTCAttatagaagaattccaaatagtaTATGCAGATATTCTCCTTTCCAGGGGTGGAACTTAAACTCCTTggtcctaaaaacaaacaaatccccccaaaaaacaaaaccttggtCCTATTGCGGACAGGCTGAACTTCAtgacttgcttcttttttttaaagattttatttatttatttgacagagagagacagtgagagaggcaacacaagcagggggagtgggagaaggagaagcaggcttcccgcggagaagggagcccgatgtggggctcgatcccaggatcccgggatcatgacctgagctgaaggcagacacttaacgactgagccacccaggcgcgcccctcATGACTTCCTTCTAAAGCATGCATTAtgggcagggggaaaaaaaaagtaactttacagtggaaaaaCCTGGTAGGCACCATCAAGATTAACACCATCTGTGATAAGTCATGCTGATATTGTGTACCCCCTAACGTGATTAGAACAGTACTTCATCCACATCTGTGGTATTTTCTTCCCAAAACCAAGAACTCTAGTCCAATACGAGAAATACATCAAACAAACTCAAATCGAGGTTCATTCTACAAAACAACTGACCAGTCCTCAAATCCATCTAGGTCATGAAAGACCAGAGAAGCCTGAGACACAGTCACAGCagagaggagcctaaggagagcTCAGTGCAGTGTGGCTCCTGGACGACAAGCACTTCTCCATTATGACAAGGTTCCTTGGTTACTTAAGATGTGAACGGGGAGAAACCCGGTGAGGGGTCTGTGGGAGCTCTCTGCTACCTTTGTAGCTTTTGTCCATAAACCTAAAATCAGTCCAAAAGAAAAGCTgattgtaaaaggaaaaaaaaagacataatacaCAATTTACCTCTTTATTCCTCTACACAGAATTGTTTTGTAGGATCAGAAAACATGTGTTGCAAAGGTGTGCAGTCTGGGTCTCTTCCAGCACGTCTCTAGTCCTAAATGGAGAGGTGCAGTCTGCATTCGTGTCAAGAAATGGGGAATTCT
Above is a window of Neomonachus schauinslandi chromosome 3, ASM220157v2, whole genome shotgun sequence DNA encoding:
- the UPF3A gene encoding regulator of nonsense transcripts 3A isoform X9, which gives rise to MRSEKEGVGGSGVAVAARDLSGREKLSAGEVQFRRESPRREPEVPPASSFGSGGGTGKPREEKTTVLSKVVIRRLPPSLTKEQLEEQLHPLPAHDYFEFFTADLSLYPHLYSRAYINFRNPDDILLFRDRFDGYIFIDSKGLEYPAVVEFAPFQKIAKKKLKKKDAKTGSIEDDPEYKKFLETYCVEEEKPNANPETLLGDIEAKTRELIGGCDSAQDAAAVCKW
- the UPF3A gene encoding regulator of nonsense transcripts 3A isoform X8; amino-acid sequence: MRSEKEGVGGSGVAVAARDLSGREKLSAGEVQFRRESPRREPEVPPASSFGSGGGTGKPREEKTTVLSKVVIRRLPPSLTKEQLEEQLHPLPAHDYFEFFTADLSLYPHLYSRAYINFRNPDDILLFRDRFDGYIFIDSKGLEYPAVVEFAPFQKIAKKKLKKKDAKTGSIEDDPEYKKFLETYCVEEEKPNANPETLLGDIEAKTRELIARRTTPLLEYIRNRKLEKQDSRREARRAKEEGAGEEAFTGRRKKKEERRGEV